A DNA window from Nerophis lumbriciformis linkage group LG03, RoL_Nlum_v2.1, whole genome shotgun sequence contains the following coding sequences:
- the LOC133576686 gene encoding uncharacterized protein isoform X1, with product MLKELVKERLMAAADEIFALFEKTVASYEKELSRTREKERRLEAVSETQPVLGIKDFQQPIRHQETRPPHIKEEKQVQGECFLGPNEVDLTKLPQTGVSVKNEDQGEAPESSELHHSLREENRWAESPSSDNPQHMTTEAGLGPQADNLLAPLSDSDDTMSHYPEDEDWGNTQELLSDDTPCKGDIRTPVNKKHPECSKDKICFTCSVCSETFSQKRDLNRHVKTHTTENPFSCSFCGHTFPFRSTFKRHMRTHTGEKPFSCSVCGKGFPQKSNFITHMRQHTGEKPFSCSLCGKRFSQKSNFITHTRQHTGEKPFSCSVCGKRFSQKSPMVLHMKTHSGKLYPCSFCGKRYYYKTSLKVHMRMHNGE from the exons atgttgaaagagttggTGAAGGAGCGACTAATGGCGGCGGCTGATGAAATATTCGCGCTGTTTGAAAAAACAGTAGCGTCGTACGAGAAGGAACTTTCTCGAACAAGAGAGAAGGAGCGACGACTGGAAGCTGTTAGCGAGACTCAACCGGTGCTAGGCATTAaag ACTTCCAGCAGCCGATTCGTCATCAAGAAACAcggcccccccacattaaagaggaaaaaCAGGTACAGGGGGAGTGTTTTCTCGGGCCGAACGAGGTtgatctcaccaagttgccaCAGACCGGTGTCTCTGTGAAAAATGAGGATCAAGGCGAAGCACCCGAGTCCTCAGAGCTTCATCACAGTCTAAGGGAGGAGAACAGATGGGCGGAGTCTCCAAGCAGTGACAatccacaacacatgacaactgaAGCTGGTCTAGGACCACAagcagacaacctcttagctccactatccgATAGTGACGACACAATGTCACACTATCCTGAGGATGAAGACTGGGGCAACACCCAAGAACTGTTGAGCGACGATACACCCTGCAAAGGTGATATAAGGACTCCCGTTAACAAAAAACACCCTGAATGCTCTAAGGACAAGATCTGTTTCACTTGCTCTGTTTGTTCCGAAACCTTTTCCCAAAAGAGGGACTTAAACCGACACGTAAAAACGCACACCACAGAAAACCCTTTTTCTTGCTCGTTTTGTGGCCATACGTTTCCTTTCAGGTCTACTTTTaagcgacacatgagaacacacactggagaaaaacccttttctTGTTCGGTTTGTGGTAAAGGATTCCCTCAAAAGTCCAATTTTATAACACACATGAGGCAACACACTGGGGAAAAGCCTTTTAGTTGTTCACTTTGTGGCAAAAGATTCTCGCAAAAGTCCAATTTTATAACACACACGAGGCAACACACCGGGGAAAAGCCGTTTAGTTGTTCGGTCTGTGGTAAAAGATTCTCGCAGAAGTCACCTATGGTGTTACACATGAAAACGCACTCGGGAAAACTGTATCCCTGTTCTTTTTGCGGTAAAAGGTATTATTATAAGACAAGCTTGAAAGTACACATGCGTATGCACAATGGAGAATAG
- the LOC133576686 gene encoding uncharacterized protein isoform X2 yields the protein MLKELVKERLMAAADEIFALFEKTVASYEKELSRTREKERRLEAVSETQPVLGIKDFQQPIRHQETRPPHIKEEKQAKHPSPQSFITV from the exons atgttgaaagagttggTGAAGGAGCGACTAATGGCGGCGGCTGATGAAATATTCGCGCTGTTTGAAAAAACAGTAGCGTCGTACGAGAAGGAACTTTCTCGAACAAGAGAGAAGGAGCGACGACTGGAAGCTGTTAGCGAGACTCAACCGGTGCTAGGCATTAaag ACTTCCAGCAGCCGATTCGTCATCAAGAAACAcggcccccccacattaaagaggaaaaaCAG GCGAAGCACCCGAGTCCTCAGAGCTTCATCACAGTCTAA